The Oncorhynchus mykiss isolate Arlee chromosome 17, USDA_OmykA_1.1, whole genome shotgun sequence genomic interval AGACTCTTTATCAATATTACTCAGGTCTacagggagacgagagagagagagaggtagcagaTTTAAAGTCATGGTTACTATCAATTTATGTGCAAGCTTATGATCTCAAGTTCAACAATGGTTATAGATGGCTTGTGGAATGCTACTTTCAGCCTTGGTCATGACATGTGTTTGGATGTGTGCATGATGTATTGTATGTTATCTCTGTGGTCACCATTGTCATTTACCTGCTGCAGATTTGACCCGGCGTAgtttcttgggtgtgacgctccACACCCTAACGGTGGAGTCAGCGAAGCCCCCCGCGATCAGACTGGAGTCATCTGTGAAATCCACCGCTGTCAGACCCTACAGGTCAAAGGTCAAGACAGAATACTGTATGTTACCGCATTGTTTTGTGGTAATACTGTGAGTAAAAGTTTTATTCACAATATTAAACAATTATGCTTTAGAAGCTTCATGTTGAGAACACTGAGCTCATCACAAAAATATGAATACGGTTTTGTCAACATTGAAATCAAGTACTAACACTTGATAAATAAATACTAATAAAGTTATCATTCAAACATTCAAAATCCATATCCAAGCATGGCTGACCTGGTAAGCGTTGAGGAAGGAGTAGAAACAGATGGAGGGTAGGTTGTCTGGGCCCAGACGGATCTTCTTAGTGGCCTCCTTCATGTTCATGATCTTGTCCAGCTTGTCAGAGTCCTTCAGCTCGGGGAGGGGGATTCTTGGATATTAAAAATGAACACGGTCAATTTATACATCATTCATAAGTCATAGTCAGGCAGTAACAGTTGTTTCAATGGGGAGGGACTGCAAATGCTAACAAGCTTCCTGGCTAACTCTAGTGCAGAATAGAGTACAAATGTTGTCCGTGGTCTCTGAAACATAAGGAAATCTGggctgtgttcattaggcaccaaatgaaaacggactgaaacagggactacctggactggtccaataaaaaataaacattttcccTAGCAAAACGGTTCGCTAGGGCGTGTGCACTAAGGAAAGCAACGCGTAACTAAAGAAATGTGTGTCAGTGGTGACGTACCTAGTTTGTTGGGGTGCGTTGGGGTCCTGTTTCTTGCTCTTGGAGCCCATGCTGTCCTTCTTCGGTTTCTTCTTCTTGGGTTTGCCCTCTTCGTTCTCTGCCTCCTCATCCTCATCGTCCAGAGGTACCTCGATCTCTGGCTCCTTCAGAAGACCATAGAACACCTGCACAACAGCCATGAGTGGTACAGTAAGTGTAGTCAGTACAGATAGTTTTAATCTCTCAAATCAGAAAATACAGTAATGCATAACTAAAATGAAAAAGTATTGCTCACTGGCTTGCTCACACATACATTGATAACACTATCACTTTAAAACAAACCAGCTATAACAGATTTTTGCTTCTGCATCACTCACCTTGGCTTTGTTGGCATCTCTCTTGCCCTCCCCAGCCAGACTGCCCGACATGGCATCAATCTGACTTTTACTCCGAGGCATCCCGTCAAAGATATCAATATAGAGATGTTCCTGTATAATATTCCAGATCTGGTTGTTCTGACGTTCCTGCAGGTGCCTCTTCAGTAGCTGGTAAGATAACATACGATACGTTATTGTCAACTGCCACAGAGACCTTGACATTTCtggtcgtccccccccccccccccccccccccctcagtcagTGCTGGGATTTGAAGTTGCTGGCCCACCAAGGCTACTTACCTGGTAGGAGTCTCGGGAGATGCGGAGGACAAACTTGCTGGTCCTGAAGTCCAGCATGGTCTCGTTTCCCTTCATGTGTTCCTTCTTGGACATGCTGGAGAGGATGCGGAGGTCCTCCTCGTAGTAACACTCCTGGTCACCGCTGAACCTGAGGTAGGGAGAGACAGCAGGGAGCAGAGTCAGTGGATCTAACAACTAAATAACGCATGCATAGTGTCACATTACACTGAGTTAGGCAGCTACAAATAGAACAGGTTGTTTCCCATTTGATTGTGGAACTCCCTAAAAGTCCCTGACAAATCAATACACCAGTTGGACCTACAATCAATAAAAGACATGTACTTGACAGGCAGGAACTTTGGAGACGCTACAAAGGAGCAACAACACTACCAGTCCACAACACTTACTTTTCAAAAAACTGTTTAGCCTCATTCTCGTGGTTGTTGTAGACCAGCTCCAGGTACATGTGGACAAACAGTGGGTAGAAGACCTGGGAGAGTTCAGCTCTGTGGCAGTCCAGGACAGACTCTATAAACTTCTTCAGGCCGTTATAGTAGAGTGGGTAGAGGACAGGGTCCCCCTGCTGGCTATAGGCCGACAAGACAACGTTGACGTCTGGTTGGTCTTCCccacctgatgctgccaccactgtacAAGCACAGTAGTAGTTGTTAGAAGAATGAATATATTAGAGTAGCTAACTAATAGTAATATAACTATTGGTCTTATCCATAGTAGTTTGGGGGTTGGGGTTCCacgactagtaaaggcccagtgcactacttttgtgaaaacaGAAGATAAATCTATTTTGAGTGTTTACCTGCGTTTGTAACCAgagtctgataattatctgtacaaaacCGTCTGTTCTTTCCTTTTCCATTTTAGTAGACGTtctttatccagagcaacttacagtagtgagtgcatacattttcatactggccCCCCGTGGGAATCCAACCCACAATCCTAGCACTGCAAGCGAcatgctctaccacctgagccaCATCAGAAACCACTTGATGTCTCAATGCTCTCAATTACTGTATTGTGCATTGTTGTTCTTCATGGTGAtggaaagtctacaggtacaaacctagatgaccagcctatgtacaatacagtaatgtacatttacattaagtggtttgtaaggatgTTAAATTGTGGTTTTTCAATTTTATTTGgtcaagaaaaaatatttaatttgaactggatgttttgtgtctttgcCCATAACTTTCTACCTTTTGATGTAAATTATTGAGGACAGGGtcttgttctttctggattccattagaatgacaatctcagagaaagggacagggcaaCAACTCCAACTATTGAATCCTGCAATGATACAACTACCTTTTTTTGCCAAAGCAGAGAAGCTGGAGGGAAAACAAGTGCTTCGCGGTAACATACCTCTATATCAGTCCGCTTATACTAATAAAGGCCGagcgcactacttttgtgaaaatattttttccaaaaatattactATTTTGCATtactattttttaaatgttttattgtgtttttttCAGGGGGTGTTGCACAAACTCAGCACCCatacttcccgcggctatggtCTTATCGCAAGAACTGTTTTCATACATCTACCAGCAACAGTATGAGGAACAAAAACAGCAGTTTCAGGACTGGCTGTCAAGCTCCCTCATTCATTCAACAGTATGCCAACTGGCAATAACAAATCAATTGCATTGCATGCTCTTGTGAATATGCATAATATCATGTATGTTGGTATCTTAgctgggtagctagctaacaaggcaAATCAAAACAATACGCATGACTTTTGAATGTGATCGCACGAGACCTTTTGGGGGTGCGGTGGCCGGGGGTGCGACGGGGGTGGCGATTGACACTCGGCTGAGGAGAGAGTTGGCATCCCCCCCATCAGCACTGACATTTGGGACGCCACCCGATCCAGCTCCTGCCGAATCGGATACAGGGGAATCATCTGCATCTGCAGATAAGCCCGCTTCTCGCCGCAAAATGTCGACCGACTCGGTCAATTTATTCCTCTTGAGAAATTGCAACACCGCGAGCAGTGTCTGTTGATCTTCACCCGATCCCGCTGGAGATTTCGATTTACCGCCTGAAGACGTAGAACCGGGTGACGAAGAGTTTGCATTGATGTTTCCAGACCCATCGtttgttatttctgtttttatgtcTTTTTCGACCTCCATATTGAGCTGACCATCTTGCACAGCCGCCATTTTCGAAATGAAGTGCGCATGTacgggcaaaaaaaaaaaaacgtggaCCGCACAATATCTAATATTCTGATTGGTCCTCCCAAAGAAGAAATTGTAGTTTCGTTGGTTCTCAGTGGTGTAGGCGAATTCTTAGAGGACCGTCATTCCTgtacagcagccaatcaaatttcGAGTTTATATTTTAGAAACGATTTATTATGGCCAAATCATATTTCTTGCTTGTAGAAATATTGTGCTATGATGTTTACATTTTTGTATTATATGAAAATCTTGTATTTGTAACATAACATTATTGAAGAGGACAGCTAATAGCTTAGAGGTAAATATTTTTTGCATTACTTGTATTGCTTTTAGTTTTAGTTAGTATATATGTTTCACCTGCTgacaaaaatatacaaaaaatgaTTATCCTTGGCTGGGGATCTGTGATCTATATGTGCCAGTCATGTGTCAGTTGTACCAGTAGGTGGCACTTTGTGCCCACTCACTTTCCCTGACGTTTGAGAGATCAAATCTCCTTAAAGGGATTCGGCAATACCAGTATATTTTTTATTGCTGATGTTTTCAATTAAATGGTGTAAAAAAAAGAcagaaaaagcaatacatttttatattctagtcatttagcagacgctcttatccagagtgacttacaggagcaattagggctaagtgccttgctcaagggcacattgaccaatttttcacctagttggctcggggattcgacccagcgacctttcggttactggcccaacgctcttaatcgCCAAGCTACCTGTTGCTCCTTCAGCAATGCTGTGCTGtcaatctattttatgagaaagACATATTGAgtacggttacatgcacacaataatacaaTAATGCAATTTTGATTTTATTATTGTgcatagtcagattaatataatagtttgtttaaactgtttacatgctttgcaagaagaacgattttCCTAATAATCcagtttacatggacacatctgaaatcaggctacctgatcgGACAATAAGGAGAAATTTAGGTGAATAAGTAAACATTTCCTGACTCAAACCTATAGTACTTTTGACCAAAATAGCTAATTCTGCCAGAGGCTTTCAATAAAACAACATTTCACAGATTTCTGAATCATGAATTCACTATATATGGAAAAGATTTTTGTGTAGATTTCCAacgtacatacagtggggagaacaagtatttgatacactgccgattttgcaggttttcctacttacaaagcatgtagaggtctgtcatttttttaatcatagatacacttcaactgtgagagatggaatctaaaacaaaaatcacattgtatgatttttaagtaattaatttgcattttattgcatgacataagtatttgatcacctaccaaccagtaagaattccggctctcacagacctgttagtttttctttaagacgccctcctgttctccactcattacctgtattaactgcacctgtttgaactcattacctgtataaaagacacctgtccacacactcaatcaaacagacgccAACCTCtctacaatggccaagaccagagagctgtgtaaggacatcagggtaaaattgtagacctgcacaaggctgggatgggctacaggacaatagtcAAGCAGCTTGGCGAGAAGGCAACAATTGTTGGCgtaattattagaaaatggaagaagttcatgATGACGGTCAaacaccctcggtctggggcaaCAATCCGCTTTTAGTTTGAATGCACCCTATTGCTGGTTCAaaagttcaaaagtttggggtcacttagaaatgtccttgttattgaaagaaaagcacagtttttgtccattataataagatcaaattgatcagaaatacagtgtagacattgttaatgttgtaaatgactattgtagctggaaacggcagatttttgatggaatatctacgtaggcgtacagaggcccattatcagcaaccatcactccaatggcacgttgtgttagctaatccaagtttttaattttaaaaggatgattgatcattagaaacccctttttCAATTatcttagcacagctgaaaactgttgttctgattaaagaagcaataaaactggccttctttagactagttgagtatctggagcatcagcatttgtggtttcgattacaggctcaaaatggccagaaacaaataactcttctgaaactcgtcagtctattcttgttctgagaaatgaaggctattccatgcgagaaattgccaagaaactgaagatctcgtacaacactgtgtactaatcccttcacagaacagcacaaactgtctctaaccagaatagaaagagtgggaggccccggtgcacaactgatcaagaggacaagtacattagtgtctagtttgagaaacagacgccttacaagtcctcaactagcagcttcactatatagtacccgcaaaacgctagtctcaacgtcaacagtgaagcggCGACTCTGGGATGCGGCCCTTATTTTACAAcgtttacactgtatttctgatcaatttgatgttattttaatggacacaaaatgtgcttttctttcaaaaataaggacatttctaagtgaccccaaacttttgaacggtagtgtacatttcaTCTTGATGTTCTGATGCCAGTTGATCAATTTAAAACATTGATTGGGGACTTAGTTGAGGAATGTATTTCTTTTCTTTTTCTGGGTGATTTGTGACGTTATATTTGTGCTTCCCATGACTATTTTAATGTagatacagtgccagtcaaaagtttggacacacctactcagtcaagggtttttctttatttggactattttctacattgtagaataatagtgaagacatcaaacctatgaaataacacatttggaatcatgtagtaaccaaaagaaagtgttaaacaaatcaaaatatattttagattcttcaaagtagccaccctttgccttgatgacagctttgcactctcttggaatgcttttccaacagtcttgaaggagttcccacatatgctgagcacttgttggctgcttttccttcactctgcagtctaactcatcccaaaccatctcaattaggctgaggtcaggtgattgtggaggccaggtcatctgatgcagcattccatcactctccttcttggtcaaacagcccttacacagcctggaggtgtgttcagtcattgtcctgttgaaaaacaaacgatagtcccactaagcgcaaaccagatgtgatggcgtatcgctgcagaatgctgtggtagccatgctggttaagtgtgccttgaattctaaataaatcaccgacagcgtcaccagcaaagcacccccagaacatCACACCTTCTCCGCAATGCTtcgcggtgggaaccacacatgcagagaacaTCCGTTCACCAAAAGGgaagtcaaggcaggcaaagatTCATAATCCAattcagagtcaggcaggtataggacggcaggcaggatcaggacaggcagaaaggtcagaactgggATGACTAGGAAAACCAAAAGCTAGCGCACAGGAACCACGGGAACCCGCTGGTAAGGCTTGATGGggcaagacaaactggcaacagacaaacagaaaacgcaggtataaatacacagataATGGGGccaaatgggagacacctggtggtggtgggggggtggagataAGCActagacaggtgaaacagatcagggtgtgacaatatacGATGCCATTTTTGGATGCACCCTGTGAGTTGGGGGACCTCTGTTGTTCAATGTGATTGGTGTTacagggaggagagaaaagggggaaggagagggggttaTCAGATCCCCTTCTGCAGCACACCTGCTGAGCTTGCACTGCAGTCCTTCGTACAGAATCCCCCAGACTCCTCAGTATGGGCTGCACACCAGACCTCATTATCAATTACATAGACAAAGTACAGGAAGACTATGCACAATTTCAGTTGAAAGGCAAACTAGCATGTTTCGTATACAATATCATAGCAGGAAGTCTTGTCAGCATAAAGTTGGAAATTCAATAGGTTTCTGTTGAAAGTTATACTCTGTGGGGACCGGTCCATCCagttgacattttagtcatttagcagacactcttatccagagcaacttactgGAGAAAGTAGGGtggagtgccttgctcaaggacacaacaGCAGATtattcacctagtcagctcggggatttgaaccagcaacctttcgggtacTGGACCAACCTCTTAACCCCTGCATCTATTATTATTAAAATAAGCAGTTAGTGAAACACGAGCGTTTCGAATGTCTGTTTCTGGATCACACAACAGAGAGATTGTCTGGGGGATGAAGATGAGAGTACTAGAACGGACTTTCAGTCCCACATCTGCTCCTGCATGAGTGTATTTGGTAGGTGAGAAACCACATAAAAAGATCACAAGTTATGTGGAGGAGGAacagcatgtgtgtatgtgtctacaGTGCTAAAGCCCTGTGAGTCCACACGCATGGCCACCAATGCTCGacatggactgaaataggtgccggtacttttgagctaatattctatatgaggaacaggagctcaagcagtagaacatttgaggtgccggtactcagctcctggccaagtcaagcactgatggCCAACACCCTGGGCTGGGTAATGCGAACGTCTGTGCGTTCCCCCCTCCTCGCCCCCACACCGCCCTAGACTGCTGCAGCTGTTATGCAACAAACGCAGTGCTCCagctacacctcctcctcccctgtaaaAGGACCCTGGTCCATGTAAAACCTGGTGCTGGAATGTCAGTGTAATGACACCCTGTAGGTAGAAGGAAGCAGCGGTCTACAGAGAATCTGGACATCAGTAGTTTGCTGGAGATGAGGAGGAACCTGTCACGCAGACAACTCCCTAGAAATAAGCTAAACTTTCCTAGATGGGTTACTGTTTCTGTTAATAGCGATATTAATGCTTTCTTCATCACCTAAAAACAACATCTTTaataaccccccacccccccaccccccagataGATCTATAATGTATAGAACTGTAGATCTGCCCCCTACTAATGCTGGCTCAGGGCGGAAGCACACGTAAAAGGGCCTAAGGTTATTGATTTTAGATCAATGGCTGTTTGGCTCCTCACCTCCAAAAGCAATTACCAGAGACTGGACCTGCAGCGTGTCGTCTTAATTAATGCGTACTCTGCCGCCTGCCTCCTGAAATGGCACATAGACATGCTGCAGACCGCCTATAGCATCAACGTACAGACAGCAGCTTCTCACTTCCCGAGTGTCCATGTGGTGCATCATTGAATCTTGGTGTCGCCATGACgttgtgtgcggtgtgtgtgtgcgtgcgtgcttgcgtgtgtgtgcacaaggtgatttgtagatcagggATCATGTGCAGCACAAGGTAGTCCGTCTCAAACGTGCTCATCCTTTAGATATCAATATGTAGATCACAGCTTctattctgtctgtttctccttagTTGTTTCATTTGCTCCTGCCGTTACAAAATTCAACAGACTGTTGGGGAATGGATGTAGTAGTAGTTTGTTTGTCGTAGGAAATGAAACAGAAATGTTGTTTGGTAGAAACAAATGAATGATGTTCTGGTTGGCAATGACCCAGATGCTTGTCTAAGAGCTTGAAAGTATCTTGGCAGTTGGCACTGCGGCTGCCAGTGATTTGAAATAAAACGGAGTAATTACATTTTTAGTCAAGACATTCAGTGCCAGATTGATTTGTGAAATGAACACACCCTGGACGCCAGTAAATCTTGTGAAAGCATCCAACTGATTAAAGAGGTAACCATGccaatgtgttttttttcctGTATTTTTCCTATTGTTTTTCCGCTACTATTGTTTTACAGTTTGCTACTCTTTCTCTGTGGGATACTTTGAGAGGAAGTGGATGTATTGTATGTTGATGTGTAATGTTATACGGTCATGTGTTCTGTGCCCAAACTTGCAGTGCTGTTGGATTTAGTGTCCTATGAATATTCATGGGGTACGCTGtgagcgtgtgtttgtgtgtgtgtgtattctggtgTGCTTTAATACCATCGGGTGCGTGCTGTTCCATATTACACGTGTGCAGTGCACTCCATCATATTCTTCCGagcgtctgtgtgtgtctgcccgcTGGTTGTGTGTGAGGGGGGAGGGTTCACATGTTCAGTAGCTTCACAGGAGGAGAGTGACAACTCCCCTAGTCACACGCTGGGTGTCAGAACAaacccattctctctcctcttttcttttctctccccctccctccctccctccctcctgcattTACAACACATCCCTCACGTTGACTGTGTGGAAACACAACAGGGTGTGGCACTACCATCGTCGCACCGCTTGACAAAAACACTACCAACGATGCACAACAAACAAACGCAACCACGCACGCACTCACGCCAGCACTCACACCAGCACTCACGCCAGCACTCACACCAGCACTCACACCAGCACTCCAAGAAACCAGAAGGACTATTTTATCTACAGTTCAGTAGCACTGCGGAAATCTAAGCCACATGCCAAACTGAACATTATTAAAAGATCTGATGAATGACCCTTTAAAGCTGTCTTCTTTAACCTGTTTGTAAAATGCTGCCCTGGAGATGAGATCGTTTGGGAGTTTTACAGTCATTGACTGTCTGTTAAGTGCACTGCAGTCTGCAGCATTGGTGACTGTAGCCATAGAGATCTCCTTTGTCACACTCAGGTGCTCGCTAGGTACTCTGATGGCAGAACTCTCTAGAGCCCTCTTTCCCTGCTGGGGTTTTCCAATTAGTCTGATATCAATCTGCAGTCATTGAGTTGAAAAAATCATGTAATTCCCTTCAATGCCCAGTCTGGTGAATAGTCTTCTTTCTTATTAGATTGAAATgtgtgaagggtgtgtgtgtgtgtgtgcgtgcgtgcgtgtgtgtgtgttttccacgTGGCAGAGGAGAGCAATGTAACACCATTCTATGACAGAGGAGGACTGAGATAGGGCGTTGCACATCCACACTTCCCTTCCCCCTTTTCACTACCCCTCttgttaggtgtgtgtgtctgtgtttcaggGAAAGCACA includes:
- the LOC110493473 gene encoding transcription initiation factor TFIID subunit 5, coding for MAAVQDGQLNMEVEKDIKTEITNDGSGNINANSSSPGSTSSGGKSKSPAGSGEDQQTLLAVLQFLKRNKLTESVDILRREAGLSADADDSPVSDSAGAGSGGVPNVSADGGDANSLLSRVSIATPVAPPATAPPKVVAASGGEDQPDVNVVLSAYSQQGDPVLYPLYYNGLKKFIESVLDCHRAELSQVFYPLFVHMYLELVYNNHENEAKQFFEKFSGDQECYYEEDLRILSSMSKKEHMKGNETMLDFRTSKFVLRISRDSYQLLKRHLQERQNNQIWNIIQEHLYIDIFDGMPRSKSQIDAMSGSLAGEGKRDANKAKVFYGLLKEPEIEVPLDDEDEEAENEEGKPKKKKPKKDSMGSKSKKQDPNAPQQTRIPLPELKDSDKLDKIMNMKEATKKIRLGPDNLPSICFYSFLNAYQGLTAVDFTDDSSLIAGGFADSTVRVWSVTPKKLRRVKSAADLSNIDKESDDVLERIMDEKTASESKILYGHSGPVYGISFSPDRNYLLSSSEDGTVRLWSLQTFTCLVGYKGHNYPVWDTQFSPYGYYFISGGHDRVARLWATDHYQPLRMFAGHLADITCTLFHPNSNYVATGSADRTIRLWDVLTGNCVRILTGHKGPIHSLAFSPNGKFMASGATDGRVLLWDVGHGLMVGELKGHTDTIYALKFSRDGEILASGSMDNTVKLWDTLKAFDDVELDDFTAATGHIHLPENSQELLLGTYMTKSTPVIHLHFTRRNLLLAAGAYNP